GACCTGAGTCATTGTGCAATCCTTCTCTAAGTATCGGTAAACATTGGAATCGTCTCCGCATCAGCAATGCGACACGGGCGACCCTTTCGCACTATCGCGGCTCGGACGTTCGCAGAATTGAGGTCACTGGCCCGGATTTGATACGGTGCGCCGGGAACCACCTGCTCGGCAGACAACACCCTCTTGATCAAGTGTCGTATCCGGTGGTTGGTCACGCCCAAAGCCGCCGCAGCCTCGGTCATGGTCAGCCAGTCGCCGTCTTTGTCGGCTGATTTGTATGCGTGGATGGCGCGTACGCGCCTCACCGAAGCGACACGGTGCGCGGTCCAGGTTTTTCCTTGCCCGGTCGGCATGCCCATTCGATTGAGCGACGCGGCGATATGTTCATCGGACCAGCGTCCAGCCATGCTCCGCATCACCGCCAAGGCGTCTTCCGTTGTGGCGCACCCATGTTCACCGCTCTGAGGCTTGCGAACTCTCAGCTCCGAGTGCTGACCGCCCTTCCAATGGATCGTGAGCACCACGTCGCGCACCGCATCATCAACATCGACCACAATGTCGGCGATCAGTGTACGTAGCAGTTGCTGGCGCACGCGCATGGTGACATCGGGCGTCGACGAGGCCGCTTGCAGATTGTCAGCGAGGTTTACGAAATTGCCTGGGTCAACTTCTATGGTTGAGGGGCAATCTGCAGGTTTGCGCACTTCCAGATCACGAACGCGGCGGAGCGCCGTTTCCCAATTCTTCTCTAGCTGTGCAGCAATCAAGCGATTGTCTGGATCGCATGCCGCATAACGCCGCTCGGCAAGGCTTGCCTCGTAGCGGTCCTGCCGCAGTTCTAGGTCGTGAATGTGGCGCTGTGGCACTGTAAAGTTAACCTGGCATCGATCAACATTTGGGATCTTGTGGCATGACCAGATTTGCCCGTGATCCTCTTTATCGTCGCCATCGATTTCCAGCCGAGGTGATTGCCCATGCCGTTTGGCTCTATTTCCGGTTTCCGCTGAGCCTGCGGATGGTCGAGGATATGCTGGCTGCCCGTGGCCTCATCGTCTCTCACCAAACCGTGAGGCTCTGGGCGGAGAAGTTCGGCCGGCATTTCGCCAATGACATTCGGAGGCGCTCAGCCGGCAGGCTCGGTGACAAATGGCACTTCGACGAGGTTGTCATCACGATCGCCGGCAAGAAACATTGGCTCTGGCGCGCCGTCGATCAGGACGGTTTTGTTCTCGACGTGCTGGTGCAAAGCCGCCGCGATGCCAAGGCGGCAAAGCGTTTGATGCGAAAGCTTCTGAAAGGGCAATGCCGTGCGCCGCGTGTGATAATCACCGACAAGCTTCGATCCTACGGTGCGGCGAAGCGTGATATCATGCCCGGTATCGAACATCGCTCGCACAAGGGCCTGAACAATCGGGCCGAGAATTCTCATCAGCCTGTCCGACGGCGTGAAAGGATTATGAGGCGCTTCAAGTCAGCGAGGCACCTTCAACGGTTCGTTTCCATCCACGATCCGATTGCCAACCTCTTTCACGTTCCCCGCCACGACATTCCATCCACCCATCATCGCGAATTGCGAGAAACAGCCATGCAAACATGGTACCAAATCGCTGGCATTCAAGCCGCCTAAACCAAAACCTCAACCCCAAATCATGACTGCGAAGCGCTAAGTTTACATTGCCATTTGTACTCCAGAGCACATCAGCAACCTTAGATAAATTTGGCAAAATACAATTCAGCAAAAAATGGGCATTAAATTACCTGTTGTTAATGTGTCTATAGCTAACTTAAGCGCATCACTAATTCGGCCATTCATGAGGCATTGAATGCGACTTCTATCGATTTTTGGTAACGATCTCGCTTATATCATGAAGGCATTCGATCGCTCTCAGGCGATCATTTCCTTTACGCCGGATGGCAAGATCCTCGATGCCAACGAGAATTTCTGCAAGGCTATCGGCTATACCCGCGAAGAGATCGTTGGCAAGAATCATCGCATGTTCATTGACCCAAAAGAGGCTCAGTTGCCCGAATACAAGGCCTTCTGGAAACGACTAGCTGACGGTGAGTACGACCAGCGTCAGTACAAGCGCATTGGCAAAGGTGGAAAGGAAATCTGGATCGAGGCGTCCTATAACCCCGTCATTCGCGGTGGCAAGGTGGTCAAGGTGGTCAAAATTGCAACTGAGATAACCGCTTCAAAACACGAAAGCCTGGAGAGTAAAGGTAAGCTTGATGCGCTTTCGCGCGCCCAGGCGATTATCGAGTTCATGCCCGACGGAAAAATCCTGACAGCCAATAAGAATTTCCTCGAGACACTCGGTTACACGCTTGAGGAGATTGTTGGCAAGCATCATGGAATATTCTGCGAACCCGATTTCGTGGCATCGCGCGAATATTCGGAATTCTGGACGAGGCTTGCCAAAGGCGAATACTATAGCGATGAGTTCAAGCGCATCCGCAAAGATGGTAGCCCAGTCTATATACAGGCAACCTATAACCCGATCTTGGACGAGGACGGCAACGTCTTCAAGGTTGTGAAATTTGCGACCGATGTATCCGGGCGCGTCTTGGCGCTGCAAAAGATTGGATCGGGGCTCGAGCGCCTCTCAGACTGCAATATACGTGTTACTATCGACGAACCCTTCGTCGAAGAATTCGAACATCTACGCCACGACTTCAACGAGTCGCTCGCCAAATTCCAGGAGACGCTGGAAGAGGTTTTGTCACAGACCACCATGCTCTCTTCAAAAAGTGGAGACATGAGCGAGAGCGCAAACGGCATTGCCCAACGCTCGGAGCAGCAGGCAGCAGCACTGGAAGAAACCTCGGCTGCACTGGAAGAAATTACTGTGACTGTTCGTGAGTCCGTTGGGAGAACAGCCGAGGCAAGAGACCTGGTTCGAGACGCTCGGTCCGCCGCCTCAAAATCGGTTCAAATCGTCAATTCTACCGTGAATGCGATGGGGCGAATCGAGGCTGCGTCGAGGGAAATCACAAACATTATTGACGTGATCGACCAGATCTCATTTCAAACAAATCTTCTCGCCCTGAACGCCGGTGTTGAAGCAGCGCGCGCTGGTGACGCCGGCAAGGGCTTTGCGGTTGTAGCACAAGAGGTACGAGAGCTTGCTCAGCGGTCAACCAAAGCCGCCAAAGAAATCGCCGTTCTTATCGGCAATTCTTCAAATGCGGTGAAGGACGGTGTGCGCCTGGTAGGCGAAACGGGCGATGCCCTTAAGAGCATCGAAGGCTATGTGCAGTCGATAGATGCAAACATCGATGGTATCGCGTTGGCATCGTCAGAGCAGTCGACCAGTCTCAATGAGATCAACTCAGCTGTGAACTCCCTTGACCAGATGACTCAACAAAATGCTGGCATGGTGAGCAGCATGGGCACCATTGCCGAAGCTGTGGCATCCGGCGCTGCGGGGCTTGAAGCGCTTGTTAAACGCTTCAAGCTCAACCGTCGCGAGTGGATCCGCGAACCGGGTTCAGAGGCAGCAAAGCTTGGTCCGGAAAGCAGGGGGTATGGTAAGAATACGATTTACCAACCCGAGCGTGCTCATCAACAGACGAAAGGCTCTTCTAAGGTGAAGCTTGCCTCGTGAGTTGTTCTGGAGAAATTTCTCTATTTCAATGCGACAGGGTGTGAAACAGCACAGAAGGGTGACCCGTTCGAAAAGATGGGAAGCGCCTGACTTTGTCTGCAAAATCGCACCGAGAGTGGGGCATCCTCGGCGCGGTTTCACAGAGATGACGATTTCAATCGAACAGCATATCGAGGAACTGCGACTGGAAGCACGCGAACCGGCAACCAGGTGCGAACGCCCCCAAATCGGGGCTGAACTCGGTCTGGCGCTGGCCGAGCTTGCAGTTATCACGACCGAGCAGGGCGCAACGTCAGCGCGGAGCCTCCTTTCTAGGAGGCTTACATCGTACCGCCGCCGGCAGCCTTTTCGCCTCATGCGTTCAGCGCATCCTTGACGGCCTTGCCGGGTGTAAAGGTCAGCTTCTTCGATGCGGCGATCTTGATCGTTGCGCCCGTGGCCGGATTGCGGCCTTGGCGTTCCGGAGTGTCCTTGATTTTGAATTTGCCGAACGACGGAATCGACGTTTCCGCGCAGGCAAGAGCAGCATCAGTGATATGTTTAAAGACGCTTTCGACAATGGTCTTGGCCTGCGCCCTTGTTAGGCTCTGCTCGGATGCGATCTTGTCAGCAATTTCGTTTGTGGTGGTCATGGAAAGACATTTTCCTTGGGTACGGTGTCTTCCCAGTATCACAATGAAGATGCGGCGGGGAAAGGGGCGTGAGGCACCTCGCGTCTGCAGATCGTCCGAAAATCACAGGAAATTTAGATTCGCGGACTTTTGCGGTATTGCACCGCTTTTTATCGACAACCTGCGGCAGGTCCAGGACGCTGTACGGCCGAATACAACGAGGGCCGTCAATCACCCCGTGGTAGCAGGGCGTTCCAGCGTGATCCACAACCCCTTCGGTGTCGGGCACATGTTGGGGGAAGAAGTCGAAAAATCGTGCTGGAATGGGCAAGAAGTTTTCACGACACTCTTGAGCGGAACATGAGAGTACGGTCGGCAGCGATTGCCATACCTGATACAGTTCCAACAGAGAACGTCACATCGATTGTCTCTGGTACCGTCATGGATGACACGCTGCCGCACGTTGCTGTAGGCTTTAACCCTTTGGAAGCATATTGCCGTGCAGTCCTTTCGCTTGTTAACGAAAGCGGCAATGAACTTGCAGCCCAATATTTGAGGTCAGCACTGAACGTACTTTCGACCCAGCCTGAACGCGAGTGATACCACTGCCAAATCTGCTGTGACACGTCCATGATGCATGCGGACATTTTAACTTTCTGAATTAGCGATCCATGATAGAATGTATGCACTGACAACAAGGTCCTGATTTGTCAATATTTTGG
This genomic stretch from Allorhizobium ampelinum S4 harbors:
- a CDS encoding IS6 family transposase, translated to MTRFARDPLYRRHRFPAEVIAHAVWLYFRFPLSLRMVEDMLAARGLIVSHQTVRLWAEKFGRHFANDIRRRSAGRLGDKWHFDEVVITIAGKKHWLWRAVDQDGFVLDVLVQSRRDAKAAKRLMRKLLKGQCRAPRVIITDKLRSYGAAKRDIMPGIEHRSHKGLNNRAENSHQPVRRRERIMRRFKSARHLQRFVSIHDPIANLFHVPRHDIPSTHHRELRETAMQTWYQIAGIQAA
- a CDS encoding methyl-accepting chemotaxis protein: MRLLSIFGNDLAYIMKAFDRSQAIISFTPDGKILDANENFCKAIGYTREEIVGKNHRMFIDPKEAQLPEYKAFWKRLADGEYDQRQYKRIGKGGKEIWIEASYNPVIRGGKVVKVVKIATEITASKHESLESKGKLDALSRAQAIIEFMPDGKILTANKNFLETLGYTLEEIVGKHHGIFCEPDFVASREYSEFWTRLAKGEYYSDEFKRIRKDGSPVYIQATYNPILDEDGNVFKVVKFATDVSGRVLALQKIGSGLERLSDCNIRVTIDEPFVEEFEHLRHDFNESLAKFQETLEEVLSQTTMLSSKSGDMSESANGIAQRSEQQAAALEETSAALEEITVTVRESVGRTAEARDLVRDARSAASKSVQIVNSTVNAMGRIEAASREITNIIDVIDQISFQTNLLALNAGVEAARAGDAGKGFAVVAQEVRELAQRSTKAAKEIAVLIGNSSNAVKDGVRLVGETGDALKSIEGYVQSIDANIDGIALASSEQSTSLNEINSAVNSLDQMTQQNAGMVSSMGTIAEAVASGAAGLEALVKRFKLNRREWIREPGSEAAKLGPESRGYGKNTIYQPERAHQQTKGSSKVKLAS
- a CDS encoding HU family DNA-binding protein — its product is MTTTNEIADKIASEQSLTRAQAKTIVESVFKHITDAALACAETSIPSFGKFKIKDTPERQGRNPATGATIKIAASKKLTFTPGKAVKDALNA